The DNA window AGAGCCGAAATGAATACGATCGGAAGTAGAGCAGTTAAGAAGAAAGGAGCTTGTCCTTCATTCGCAAGGCCACCGAATACAAAATTAATTCCTTCATTAGCGAATTCGAGTAATTTTTCAAACCCAGCTGCGATTCCCTCAATAATAATCAATCCAAATTTGGTATTCAGTAATAAAAAAGTTAAAATTACTTGAATAATGAGCATCTGGATAATTGGTCTGATTTTTATTTCTTTCCGATTGTTACTTGCAACCCACGCAAGACCCAGAACAACAATTAAGCCTACGATTGAGATTAAATAATTCATTTTATGCCTCCACAAAGTTGTATTAATAGAAGGTCGAACGTCTGACCATTCAACTCACTTAATAAGTATACATTTATTACTTATCATGTCCAAGGAAACTATTCCCTCTTGTCTTTTTTTCACGATATAGATAGCAAAAAAAGCCACAATCACCGAATCATCTTCGGTAATCGTGGCTTTTAAACCTTCATTAATCGCAGTCTATTTATTCTTTTTACTATTGTCGTAGTTTCTAAGAATTAGTAACTACTTTACCTACTTTACCTTCTTTACGATCTTTAGCGTGCTCCGCTGTAGCCGTGAACAGTACGTCAGAAGATGAATTCAGTGCAGTTTCACAAGAATCTTGAATAACACCGATGATAAAACCAACACCAACAACTTGCATTGCAATATCATTTGGAACTCCAAATAAATTACATGCTAACGGGATAAGTAAAAGTGATCCGCCTGCGACACCTGATGCACCCGCTGCAGAGACAGCTGCAACAACAACTAGCATAAGTGCAGTCACAAAATCCACTTCAATACCAAGCGTATTTACGGCTGCAAGAGTTAGCACAGCAATTGTAACGGCTGCACCAGCCATATTAATAGTAGCACCTAGAGGGATTGACACTGCATAAGTATCCTCATCTAAGCCAAGTTTTTCACATAATTTCATATTTACCGGAATATTTGCAGCTGAACTACGTGTAAAGAATGCATAAATACCACTTTCTCTTAAAACCATAAAAACAAGTGGATAAGGATTTTTTCGCGTATAGATGAATACGATTAACGGATTCACTACAAGCGCGATAAACAACATACATCCAACTAAAATCAATATTAATCTACCATAATCAAGTAAAGCAGAAAGACCACTTGTTACAATTGCACTAAAAACAAGCCCCATAATACCAAGCGGTGCTAAATTAATCACCCATTGTACTATTTTAGTGATTGCATCCGAAAAACTACCGATCATGTCTTTCGTGTTTTGATTTGCATTTTTTAATGCAATCCCAAGAACGATTGCCCACATTAATATACCTAGATAGTTAGCATTTATAATTGCATCAATTGGATTGGCAACTATGTTAAATAGTAATGTTTGAATAACTTCCGCAATACCTTCTGGTGGAGAAAGGTCTTCTGCTCCTGTTGTCAGTGTTAATGTAACTGGGAACATAAAGCTTGCAACTACAGCGACAGCCCCTGCTAGGAATGTACCAATAGCATAAAGACCAAGAATCGATTTCATATTCGTTTTCTTACCACTTTTATGTACGGCAATCGCGTGCATCACTATGAATAATACTAATATTGGTGCAACTGCCTTTAATGCACCGACAAATAAAGAACCGAAAATAGAGACCCAACTTGCGCCATTAGGAACGGTTAAAGCTAAGATAAGGCCCACAATAATACCGATAAAAATCCTTTTTACTAGACTCACTTGATTCCATTTAACAAATAAATTTTTCATTCTACTATCCCCCAAAATTTTATTAAAACCCCCATGATAAAAAAAGCACAATCACTTCTCCCCGTTAAAATAATTTATACTTATTTTAACTTTAAGTAGACTGATATTTTATTCTAACACAAATTTTTAGAATGTTGTATTGAATTTTTTTGTTATCTTTTGGGATATCTTATGAATACCATCCTTGTGTTAGCTGCAATTTTGGGAGCATATGGACAGGGCAAGGACATCATGAAAACAACAAAAAAGCCACAATCACTGAATTATATAAGTCATGTTTCAACAGAAGACACCCTATTTATTAAGAATATATCCTCGAGTTAATTTACGTAATTAAATTACATTCTTCCATTATCTTTTCTGCTTTGTTAGCACAATAAATTAAATAAAATGAATCGATAATCCATCCTAGATCAACGCTACCCGTTAGCTAAAGTATTTTTTCACAAAATATTTAATTGGAACCATTGAGCAGAAGTTATTTATCATTATTTTCTTCCTCAAATAGCAACGATATTTGCGAAAAAATCCTTTTGTTAAAATTTTCACAAATTTGCGATATGTAAAAATATTATGATAAAATAAAATGAAATTAATTCCAGAAGATAGCATACTCTGATATTCAAGTATTTGAAGTAAAAGAAGACCGTTAACACGTATAGTCATTACCCAAAAACGTACTCGCTTTGAAAATTAAATAGTTTAAGAGGTGGTTTGAAGTTGATAACGGAGAATAAAGAGCAAACTATATTTGATCACCTTGGAAATAAAATAATTACAGATAGAGAGATTGACATAATCACTAGATTAGAGGAGCCATTGATAGTGATGTTAGGAAATGTTTTAAGTAACGAAGAGTGCGAGGAACTAATCAGATTGTCTAAGGACAAAATGAAACGTTCAAAAATTAGCACGACACGCGAAGTAAATGAACTGAGAACAAGTAGTAGTATGTTTATTGAAGAAAGTGAAAACGTAATTGTTGCTAGAGTCGAAAAAAGGATCTCATCTATTATGAATATACCAATTGAACATGGAGAAGGCATTCAAATCCTTCAGTATACTCCTGGTCAAGAGTATAAAGCTCATTATGATTTTTTTTCATCAACAAGTAAAGTAGCAAACAATAATAGAATCAGTACACTCGTTATGTACTTAAATGATGTAGAACAAGGTGGAGAAACTTTTTTTCCTAAACTGAATTTTTCAGTATCGCCCAAAAAAGGTATGGCAGTCTATTTCGAGTATTTCTATAACGATCAAAATTTAAACGATTTAACTTTACATGGTGGAGCACCAGTTATAACTGGTGAAAAGTGGATCGCAACGCAATGGATGAGAAAGCAAAAATTAAGGTGAAAAGGTGCGCTAATTCCGACTATTTAACTGAAATATTAGAAACGAAGGGAATAGTTTTTTAGTATTCTTGTTGAGCATTTCATTTACTTTTATATTTCTAATTTTATCCTAAACCAGATTTAGTATAGGCTTTAATAGAAATAACCTTCTAATTCACCATTTGAATTAGAAGGTTTTTAAAATGTTGAGTATGGAGCGGCGGGAGTCGAACCAACCGTCTCGAGAAATGCTATAACACTAGTGTTTTCAAGGATTTATAGCTACTGTAGAAAATGATTAACTACGTATTTGACTACGTATAATTAAAAATATATGTTGCAGTTTTATTTTATTTCATCTAACCTATGTCAAAATTTAATATATAGTTCTTCGATTACTTTTAAAACTGTATATATTATTTGATTCCATTGTGCGTTATCGAATTCGTAGTGATAATGACGATAACTTAGATGAGCTATACTACATCTTAATAAATACTTTTTCATTTACAATTAATTTGTAAATATATAGAAAGCGAGGATATTTAAATGGTTTCTTATTTTTGGAAAACTTCCACCTTCTTTGATGATTTTAAGAAAGAATTAACAAGTAATACAATCCAGTCTATCAAAATTGCATCAGCTTACATTTCTATCAAAGGTGCACAATATTTAAAAGAGACAATAGAGGCCCTAAATTTAACAGCTGAAAATATTGAAATATATTGTAGCTCTAGTTTTAATGAACATGAGCCAGAAAAAATATTAAAGTTGCTTTCTACTTTTTCAACTGTCTACATTGTAAATGAACCATTTTTACATACTAAAGTATACGAAATTCATACTGAAGATCTTATTGTTACTTATAGTGGTTCAGCTAATTTAACTGAAGGTGGTCTATTTAATAACTTCGAGTTAACAGTAAAAAGTGAAAGTACTAAAAACCAGCTTGAAGAATTTTGGGATGACTTATGGCAACTTTGTATTGAGGTAAATGAAGAAGTTATTGCACTATATCAGCAATACCCTAAAGAAGTTCTTGATGAAATCACGCAAAAGAAAATAGCAAGTATAAAGAAGCAATTGAATACTGTCTACGAGAAGCAATGCACACAGAGTTATTATCCAGATTTAAAGGATTTTTATTTTAATGTCGCTGACTACTCTATATTGGCAGAAAAATACTGGGAAGATGGATCATCAGCAATTCGACTTCAACGAAAAGATACACAAAAAAAACTATTTACTTTAAACGAAGAAATTGAACCGTTTGCCAAAAAACTTGACCTGTACCCACACTATAGACCAGAACATCTAACAAGTGGCATCGATCCTTCACCATTTAATTTTTATCGTGTCACAGGTATCTGGATGCGATATGGTAAAGATAAGTCTGAACTCGACTTTTTTGGCCAAAAAGGATTCGGTGAAAAATCTTCACCTTATCAACAATTTCATAAACATGCCTGTTTACAGCTATCTATTGGGTCAGAAGGTCTTAATGTGGGTATGTTTCATAGTACAGCAAGTGATGGTGTAGATAGAGGTCATGTAGATGATCATTGGTACGAAGTGAAACAAAAAATTGAAAATATATACAATGATATTACCGGTTATGAATTTGTTTGGCATATTTATAGCAATCGAGAAAATCGACTTCATGCCTATTTCGCTATAGATAGTGGAACAGCTCAAGAATTTATAGATTTCTATAGAAAATATGATATGGACGGTTTCGAAAGTTTTTGTATGAGACATTATGATGTTGATGATGAACGTATTAAAACCGAACGAAATATTATAAATGAAGTTTATGAGACATTTGAAGCTATTCTCCCACTATATAAAGCTATGACTTTTAGAATTCCCGTAGATGTTAGATAACTTCTATTTTAACAAAAAAAATAATTAATATGGATGTGTTCCTAATAATGAGTAATTTTAACCGAAACAAAGAAAATAAAGAAACTATTTCCATTTCAGCAATTAGCAAAGAGCTAGAGGGTGAATATGAATTAGAGGCTTTTTTAACAAACTTTTTTTATAATTCAGAGCGTACAAAAAAGAAAGTAACATTTTCTTATAGAACATATGAATCTAAATTCCTTGATTTCATAACTAGATACGATTCTTCTGATGAGGAAAAAGAATTCTCAAAAAGTTTATTCAAAGATATTACAGGCTCGTATGCCATCCCTTTAGATAAAGTGCCATTTTTTAAGGCATTGTTGCTGAGTTTAGCTCTTAATTTAACTTTTTATAATAAAGATAAAATCGCAAGGGAGCTTAATTATAAAAGCATTCCTTCTGAAAATGTCATTAGTTCTGAGGATGTAGAAGAGGCCTTCTCATTTGGTGAACTTATAATTTCTAGATATTCAAAATCTGATGATGAAAGAGATATAAATCTTTATTATTTAGATCAGTTAATAGGATATAATTTAATGAAATTAAACATTAGGCTAACTGATTTAGTAGAAGTATTATTATTAAACACCAACGATTTACCGTATTATGAACAAGTAAATCAACTTCAAAAAGCTGTAAATACTTT is part of the Psychrobacillus sp. FSL H8-0483 genome and encodes:
- a CDS encoding 2OG-Fe(II) oxygenase — translated: MITENKEQTIFDHLGNKIITDREIDIITRLEEPLIVMLGNVLSNEECEELIRLSKDKMKRSKISTTREVNELRTSSSMFIEESENVIVARVEKRISSIMNIPIEHGEGIQILQYTPGQEYKAHYDFFSSTSKVANNNRISTLVMYLNDVEQGGETFFPKLNFSVSPKKGMAVYFEYFYNDQNLNDLTLHGGAPVITGEKWIATQWMRKQKLR
- a CDS encoding phospholipase D family protein, with protein sequence MVSYFWKTSTFFDDFKKELTSNTIQSIKIASAYISIKGAQYLKETIEALNLTAENIEIYCSSSFNEHEPEKILKLLSTFSTVYIVNEPFLHTKVYEIHTEDLIVTYSGSANLTEGGLFNNFELTVKSESTKNQLEEFWDDLWQLCIEVNEEVIALYQQYPKEVLDEITQKKIASIKKQLNTVYEKQCTQSYYPDLKDFYFNVADYSILAEKYWEDGSSAIRLQRKDTQKKLFTLNEEIEPFAKKLDLYPHYRPEHLTSGIDPSPFNFYRVTGIWMRYGKDKSELDFFGQKGFGEKSSPYQQFHKHACLQLSIGSEGLNVGMFHSTASDGVDRGHVDDHWYEVKQKIENIYNDITGYEFVWHIYSNRENRLHAYFAIDSGTAQEFIDFYRKYDMDGFESFCMRHYDVDDERIKTERNIINEVYETFEAILPLYKAMTFRIPVDVR
- the sstT gene encoding serine/threonine transporter SstT, with protein sequence MKNLFVKWNQVSLVKRIFIGIIVGLILALTVPNGASWVSIFGSLFVGALKAVAPILVLFIVMHAIAVHKSGKKTNMKSILGLYAIGTFLAGAVAVVASFMFPVTLTLTTGAEDLSPPEGIAEVIQTLLFNIVANPIDAIINANYLGILMWAIVLGIALKNANQNTKDMIGSFSDAITKIVQWVINLAPLGIMGLVFSAIVTSGLSALLDYGRLILILVGCMLFIALVVNPLIVFIYTRKNPYPLVFMVLRESGIYAFFTRSSAANIPVNMKLCEKLGLDEDTYAVSIPLGATINMAGAAVTIAVLTLAAVNTLGIEVDFVTALMLVVVAAVSAAGASGVAGGSLLLIPLACNLFGVPNDIAMQVVGVGFIIGVIQDSCETALNSSSDVLFTATAEHAKDRKEGKVGKVVTNS